The following are encoded together in the bacterium genome:
- a CDS encoding PLP-dependent aminotransferase family protein, which translates to MLIPLERGGARPVFRQIVDYLRRAVESGRLPAGARLPPIRQLASELNVNRETVAAAYRELETLGLTTSGVGRGTFVVERPSGAAAPPADGAVVQRPFLPLLSRAAVATAGLPAVDYTAPAGAVHLERLVPDPSLYPVEPFRRALAHVLGRDGRALLDYGDPRGHDGLRRTLVARLARAGIEADVDDVVVTSGSTQALSLGVRAFCDPGDAVAVESPTYPGALATLAALGLRAVPVPMDAAGLDLDALEGLLARSGARLVYTMPTFQNPTGLTTGLEHRRRLLALSARYGVPVLEDDFQLDLRMAGRPEPSLRALDPSGRVVAIGTFSKALFPGVRVGWIVAPPPIARAVIALKRASDLSGSAPLQAALARLIAEGEYDKHLRRIQVELRRRHEAARAALERHLPKGSSFTRPDGGLALWVTLPEALDSSALLPAAKQAGVVYTPGGPFFADGRRSSALRLSIAAAGPADLERGIRALGEVARAALPRARGRATPPAEGLTVHV; encoded by the coding sequence GTGCTGATTCCGCTGGAGCGGGGCGGCGCGCGGCCGGTGTTCCGTCAGATCGTGGACTACCTCCGGCGCGCCGTGGAGTCGGGCCGGCTGCCCGCCGGTGCCCGGCTGCCCCCGATCCGCCAGCTCGCGAGCGAGCTCAACGTCAACCGCGAGACGGTCGCCGCCGCGTACCGCGAGCTCGAGACCCTCGGGCTCACCACCTCGGGCGTGGGGCGCGGCACCTTCGTCGTCGAGCGGCCGAGCGGCGCCGCGGCGCCGCCCGCCGACGGCGCCGTCGTGCAGCGCCCGTTCCTGCCGCTGCTCTCGCGCGCCGCGGTCGCGACCGCGGGCCTGCCGGCCGTCGACTACACGGCCCCGGCGGGCGCAGTGCACCTCGAGCGCCTGGTCCCCGACCCGTCGCTCTACCCGGTCGAGCCGTTTCGCCGGGCGCTCGCGCACGTGCTCGGCCGCGACGGCCGCGCGCTCCTCGACTACGGCGACCCGCGCGGCCACGACGGCCTGCGCCGCACGCTCGTCGCGCGGCTCGCGCGCGCCGGCATCGAGGCCGACGTCGACGACGTCGTCGTCACGAGCGGCTCGACGCAGGCGCTGTCGCTCGGCGTACGCGCGTTCTGCGACCCGGGCGACGCCGTCGCCGTCGAGTCACCCACCTACCCCGGCGCGCTCGCGACGCTCGCCGCGCTCGGGCTGCGCGCCGTCCCGGTCCCGATGGACGCCGCCGGGCTCGACCTCGACGCGCTCGAAGGCCTCCTCGCCCGCAGCGGGGCGCGGCTCGTCTACACCATGCCGACGTTCCAGAATCCGACCGGCCTCACGACCGGCCTCGAGCACCGCCGCCGCCTGCTGGCGCTGTCGGCGCGCTACGGCGTGCCGGTGCTCGAGGACGACTTCCAGCTCGACCTGCGCATGGCGGGACGGCCCGAGCCGTCGCTGCGCGCGCTGGATCCGAGCGGTCGCGTGGTCGCGATCGGCACGTTCTCGAAGGCGCTGTTCCCCGGGGTGCGCGTCGGATGGATCGTGGCGCCGCCGCCGATCGCACGCGCCGTCATCGCGCTGAAGCGCGCGAGCGACCTCTCCGGCAGCGCGCCGCTCCAGGCGGCGCTGGCCCGGCTGATCGCCGAGGGCGAGTACGACAAGCACCTGCGCCGCATCCAGGTCGAGCTGCGCCGCCGACACGAGGCCGCGCGCGCGGCGCTCGAGCGGCACCTGCCGAAGGGATCGAGCTTCACCCGCCCCGACGGCGGCCTCGCGCTCTGGGTGACGCTGCCCGAGGCGCTCGACTCGTCGGCGCTGCTGCCCGCGGCCAAGCAGGCCGGCGTCGTCTACACGCCCGGCGGCCCGTTCTTCGCCGACGGCCGCCGCTCGTCGGCGCTGCGTCTGTCCATCGCCGCGGCCGGCCCGGCCGATCTCGAGCGCGGCATCCGCGCGCTCGGCGAGGTCGCACGCGCCGCCCTGCCCCGCGCCCGCGGGCGCGCCACCCCGCCCGCCGAGGGCCTCACCGTCCACGTCTGA